The Spirochaetaceae bacterium genomic sequence GCCTGATGAGCGACGTGATAATCCGAGAGGAGCAAACATGAAACACAGGGAAATTACACTCGATCACCCCTACCTGATCCTGCCCGTGCGCCGCGGCCCGGTGAGTGGCCGCATGCGGGTAGCCGCCGCAGGTGGCGAGGTGCGCGAGTTCGACATCGAGCTCGGCGACGACGCCGCCAGCGACTACGACGTATTCAGCGACTTCGGAGCGCACCTGGGCGCGACGTTGAGGGTGGAGTACGAGGGCGCGGCGTCCCTGGAGGGGGTGCACGTCGCCGCCGAGCCGCCGGGGACCGCCGAGCGGTACGGGGAGCCGCTGCGCCCGCAGTTCCACTTCTCGTCGCGGCGCGGCTGGCTGAACGATCCGAACGGACTGGTCCACTACGACGGCACCTTTCACCTGTTCTACCAGCACAACCCGTACGGCACAGAGTGGGGCAACATGCACTGGGGTCACGCGACCAGCAGCGACATGCTGCACTGGCGTGAAGGGCCGGTGGAGCTCTATCCGGACGAGTTCGGCACCATGTTCACCGGCTGCGCGGTGGTCGACCGCGACAACACCTCCGGCCTGGGCAGCGGTTCCCACCCGCCGATCGTGCTGCTGTACACCGCGGCCGGAAAGACGCCGGAAGACTTCACCCAGTGCCTGGCGTTCAGCGCCGATGGCGGCGCCACCTGGCAGAAGTATGACGGCAACCCGGTGCTGCCGCAGGAGGCGCCCTCCAACCGCGACCCCAAGGTGATCTGGCATGCCCCGACCGGGCGCTGGATCATGGCGCTCTACCTGCACCGCACCGAGTACGCCCTGTACGCGTCGCCCGACCTGATCCACTGGGAGAAGACCTGCGACCTCGACCTGCCGCAGTGCACGGAGGTGCCGGACTTCTTCCCGCTGGCGGTGGACGACGACCCCGGCGACGAGCGCTGGGTGTTCTGGGGCGCCAACACCACCTACCTCACCGGCAGCTTCGACGGCCGCACGTTCACGCCGGAGGGCGGGCCGAAGCGTCTGCAACCGGTCGGCGCGCACTACGCCGCGCAGACGTTCAGCGACCTGCCCGCCGGCGACGGGCGGCGCATCATGATGGGCTGGATGCGCCAGCCGCTGCCCGGCATGCCGTTCTCGCAGTTCATGAGCGTGCCGCACACCCTGCACCTGCGCCGCCACGGCGGCGACGTGGTGCTGACCACCGCCCCGATCCGCGAGTTGGAGGCGCTGCGCGCGGCGAGCTGGCAGGCCTCGGACCGGGCGCTGGCCGACGGCACCGGCGTGCACGCGGAGGTGGCGGGCGAGCTGCTCGACGTGGAGGCGACCATCGAGCTGGGCGGCGCCGATGCCGCCGGCATCGCGGTGCGCGGCGTCAACGTGTGGTACGACCGCCGCACCGGCGGCCTGTACAACGGCTCGTATGGCGCGCAGATCGCAGCCGGCCTGGACAGCGTCGACCTGCGCGTGCTGGTCGACCGCGCGTCGGTGGAGGTGTTCGCCGACGGGGGCCGGGTGATGCTGGCCGGCGGCATCGTGCTGGCGCCGGGCGCCGATCCGGTGCGCTTCTTCGCCGCCGGCGGCGGCGCCCGCTTGCGGCAGGCGCGCGTGTCGACGCTGCGCCCGGTGTGGCCGGCGACCGGTTAGCGGGGCATCAGATATGGCCTCCCGACCCCCGAACGTGCTGATCTTCTTTGCCGACGACCAGCGCTTCGACACCATCCGCGCCCTCGGCAACCCGGACATCCATACCCCCAACCTGGACTGGCTGGTGCGCGAGGGCACGGCGTTCACGCGCGCCTGCATCATGGGCGGCACGGTGGCGGCGGTGTGCATGCCGAGCCGCGCCATGCTGATGACCGGGCGCACGCTGTTCCACCTGCAGGACTCGGGCGAGACGATCCCGGAGGAGCACGTCATGCTGCCGGAGCTGCTGCGCGGCGCCGGCTACGACACCTTCGGCACCGGCAAGTGGCACAACGGCCCGGCATCCTACGCGCGCTGCTTCTCGCACGGCGACCGGATCTTCTTCGGCGGCATGGACGACCACTGGAACGTGCCGGTGTGCCGCTTCGATCCCACCGGCGCTTATCCCGAGCCGCGTCCGCATCCGTTCGACCCCGGCACCGGCACGGTAGAGATGCAAGGCAAGCGCTTCGACCAGGTGGCCAGCGGCACCCACTCGTCCGAGCTGTTCGCCGACGCCACCATCGAGTTCCTGCATGGGCGCGCCGGCTCGGGGGCGCGCGCCCGCGCCGGCGGCGACGGCTGTGCGCCGTTCCTGGCCTACCTGTCGTTCATGGCGCCGCACGATCCGCGCACCATGCCGCAGCGGTTCCTGACCATGTACGACCCGGACCGCATCCCGCTGCCGGACGCGTTCCTGCCGGAGCATCCGTTCGACATCGGCTGGCGCGGCCGTGACGAGCTGCTGGAAAGCTATCCGCGCACCCCGGCCGCGATCCGCCGCCATCTCGCCGAGTACTACGCCATGATCAGCCACCTGGACGCCGAGGTCGGGCGGGTGATCGACGCGCTGCGCACCACCGGTGAGTTGGACAACACCATCATCGTGTTCGCCGGCGACAACGGGCTGGCGCTCGGCCAGCACGGCCTGATGGGCAAACAGAGTACCTACGACCACAGCGTGCACGTGCCGCTGCTGATGGCCGGACCGGGCATCCCACGGGGCGAGCGGCGCGAGGCGCTGTGCTACCTGCTCGACATCTATCCCACGTTGTGCGAGATGCTGGGCGTGGCGGCGCCGCCGTCGGTGGAGGGGCGCAGCCTGCGGCCGGTACTCGCCGACCCGGACGCCGCGGTGCGCGACCGGCTGCACTTCGCCTACCTGGACCTGCACCGCGCGGTGACCGACGGGCGCCACAAGCTGATCGAGTACGTGGTGGACGGCGAGCGGCATACGCAACTGTTCGACCACGCCGCCGACCCGCGCGAGTTGCGCAATCTTGCCGCCGAGCCCGGGCAAGGCGACAATGTGCGCCGCCTGCAGGGCGAGCTGCGCGAGTTGCGCGAGCGCTGGGACGACCCGGCGGACACCTTCTGGCAAGTACTGGAGCAAGGGAGTTAGACATGGAACTGGATCGCACCACGATCATTCTGCTGTGCATCGGCTTCATCATCGTGTGGGTGGTGTTCAAGCGGTTCTCCCGGAAACCGCAGCAGCCGCAGGATCCGCACCAGCGGCGCTACGCGGCGTCGACGCCGACGTCGTCACCCGGCGATGGCAGCTTCGACCTGGACAAGTGGTTCGGCCGTGCCCAGGACGTGATCGGCGTCATGGACGACACCCGGCGCACGGAGCTGGAAACGCAGTGGCGCGAGATGGAAGAGGAGCGCCAACTCATCCTCGCCGACGAATTCCTGCGCCGCAACGGCGCCGAGGCCGACGCCGCCAAGCTGAGCGGCGACGAACGCCGCCGGATCGGCTGGGCCTACTACGTCAGCCGCCTGGAAGCGTAGGGCAGGCCCCGCTACGGCGGTCGGCTGCGGCACATCCCGCCGCGGCGTGCCGTCAGCCGCATCCGGCCAGCCGCGCCGCCGGCCACGGCTCCGCGATCAATGCGTACGCACACGGTGGCGGGGATTCCGGTCGGCACCCACCGCCGCGAGCGCGTGCAGGACTCCCGCTGGTCAGACGGAGGCCAGGAAGGCGCCGCCGGCCTGCAGGCCGGCCTTTTCGCCCGCCTCGCTGCCGTTGAAGTGCTTGTCCTCCAGCTCGATGGAGATGCCGCCGCCGTAGCCGGCCGCCTGCAGTGCCTGCAGCGCCGCCGTCCAGCGCATCTCGCCGTGGCCGGGAATGGTGTAGCGCCAGTGGTTCTCGCCGAACCGCTCGCGCTCGGCCAGCGGCGGCTGGCGAATGCCATACTGGTACTGCGCCTCGGCTGAGATCTCGGTGTCCTTGCCGTGCGCGTGCAGCACATGGCCGGCGAACTCCTGCGCGAATCGCACCGGGTCGATGCCGGTGGCGATCAGGTGCGACGGATCGTAGTTGATGCCGATGGCCACCGACCCGCAGCCATCGAGCACGGCCCGATACGACTCCGGGGTGGAGGCGACCGCGCCGGGGCCGGGCCAGCCTTCGATGGCCAGGTACGAACCGGTATCCTCGAACACCGGCACCAGGTCGCGCATCGAAGCGATGAACCGTTCGAGGTTCTCGGCCCGCGGCAGGGAAGGATCCTCGGGAATACCGCAGATGTTGAAGATGCGCACGCCGCCGGCGGTGGCCGCGCGGATGTAACGGATCGCTTCCCGCACGCCGGCGCGGCGCGTGTCGGGGTCGGCGGAGGTGAACGGCTCGCGTCCGATCAGGTCCGCTGAGCCGATCGCGAAGCCGGCGCTGGTGACCGCCGCCGCGGTCTGGTCGGCGTCCTCGTCCAGGTCGATGAAGGCGAACCCGTTGTCGGTGGCCCAGCGCGCCACCGCCAGCAGGTCCTGCTTCCAGGTGAGCTGCTTGACGTAGAATCCAATGGGAAAGTTCCCGGTACGGGTATGCATGGCCGTTCTGATCGCACGCCGTCCGCCGCCGTGTCAATCTCTCACCGCGGTTTTAGGCGGAGCAGGCGAGACCCAACACGCCGACCGGCTCAGGTGCCGCCCGAGTTCCCTGCGGCGACGCCGCTCCCTTCGGCCGGCGCCGCGTCCACGCGGGCGAGGAAGTCGGCGGCGGTGTCGCACTGCACCAGCCAATCGCCGACTTCGGCCAGACGCTCCGTGTCGGTGATGGGCGCCAGCAGCGCCGCCAGGCGTTCGGCGGTGGCCACTCCGAAACGCGACGCCGTCATTCGGCGCAGCAACGCTCGTTCACGCTCGAGCCCCTGCTCGCGTCCCTGCTCAAGCCCCTGCTCGAGCCCTTGCTCCAACCCCTGCTCGAGGCCTTCCTTCTGCCACTCCTTGGACCATTCGGCCGCTCGTTCCACCAGCGTCATACTCACGTCCTCCAACTTCCGTATCGGCGGCAGCTCCGCCCCGCTCGGCACCAGCCGCTCCACGATCTGCCGCATCCAGTCCGCGAACGCCCGCCGCACCAGCGGGTCCGGCAGCCAAGCCGCCAGCTCCTCCGCCACCCGCGCCACCTCGCGCGGTGAGCGGCTCTGTTCCAGTGCGATCACCGCGCTCATCCGGTTGCGGCTCGGTAAATCGTCCGCTTGTACGCGCCGCTCGTCAAGCACGAAGTAACGCTGCGCCGGTTGATACGGCGCCAGCCACGGCCCCACCGGCGCGATCAGCTCCCCCATCTGCAGCGGCGATTGCCACCGCTCGTCGCCGTTGTACAGCACCAGCGGCAGCACCGCCGGCAGGCGGCCGTCGGAGTCCAGCTGGTCGTTGCGCGCCAGCTCCTGGTACAGCAGCCCGGTGTACGTGTGTATCCGCAATGCCATCAACGGATCGTCGGTCGATTGGAACTCCACCAGCAACAACAGGTACAGCCAGTTGTCGCGCAAGCGCAGCCGCCACACGTTGTCGCCGTGGCGCTTGAGCAGCTCGTCGCTGATGTACTCGGTCGACAGTTTGTCCAGGGTGGCAAAGTCGACCTCCTCGAGCCAGGAGCCGGGGACGAAGCCGCGCAGGAGGTCCTCGATCACGCGCGGGAAGGCGAAGATCCGCTTGTAGTTCTCGTCGTGCATCCAGCCCCGAGGATACCCGAACCCGGCGTGGCGGCCGCCACCATGCGGCTGATGCGCACCACGACGGACAGCGCATGTCGTTCCCTGAAACCGCCTAACTTGCATTTCTCCCAAACTCGGCCGGTTCGAGAAAACCTCGGCAATCGGGCCGTTTGGGCCGGTTTGCGTGATTGACAGGTGTCGAGCGCGTGCTATAGTGACCGCTCGGGACTCGGATGAATGCGATATTCGCGTGACCAGGCAACTAGGCAACTTGGCCGGGCCATTGAAATGTTGGCCGTAGGCATGCGACGCTGTCGATACGGGATTTCGTTCGGATGCGCATGACGCGTAAAGAAACCTTCCAAGCGCTTGCACGATTGGCGGTAACGGAAGTATCGTCCTCTCGTCCTCTCGTCCTCTCGTCCTCTCGTCCTCTCGTCCTCTCGTCCTCCAGGCGCCGGGCGTAACCTCCAAACTCTCGCGCAACCGCACAGACCGTAGCACCCGTCCCCGCCCCGGGGACTCTGTTCGCACCACCCACCGCCGGCGCTGCCGGCCGATCAACTCCGTTGCTCCCCGACCGCTCGCGTGGCGTCCTGACACCTGTCCCGATACACGCCCGGCGGTCGGCGTTGGCAAACGTCGAAGGAGGTGCGCCGGGACGTTTTGACGAATTCCGACCAACAACAGTGCGAAGCGTGCCCGAACGGAGCGTTCGGCTCGGCACGCCAGCACCTGCCGCCCTCGCTTTCCGGTTGCCTGCGACTGCGCAGGCATGCCACGGGAGTGGGCGAAGGGCCGGCAGTGAGACGAGCGCTCCCGGAAACGACTCGCAACGACGAGAGGAGAGTCGACTCATGAGATACGTTCTGTTAAAAAAATGCCTTGCGGTATTGTCCGTGCTGGTCCTGCCCGCAACCGGCCTCTGGGCGGCAGCGGCGGAGGAGGCGCCGGCAGCGGGCGCCGACAAGAAGTACGTGACCGACCCCACCACCGGCAAGGTGATAGTGGCGCCGCAGTACGGTGGTAGTATCGCTCAAGGCTGGAATTCTCCGCTCGGTCCGCACGCAGACCTCTGGTGGGGTGCCGGGGCGAGAGAGCTCGTTACCCTAGTCCTGGAGAAGCTGGGCATAGCAGACTGGGCAACGCCCAGAGACAAATGGGATTTTAAGAATTTGGACCCTCCTCTATCTGTCCACAGAGGACTGCTTGCTGAGAGCTGGGAAACGCCCGACGATACAACCTATATCTTCCACATTCGCAAGGGCGTTCACTGGCAGGACAAGCCCCCGCTGAACGGGCGTGAGCTGGTTGCCGAGGATATCGTGTTCCACTTCCACCGCATGTTTGGTCTGGGCAGCGGCTTCACCGAGAAGAGCCCGTACGCCCACGTTCTCACCGCCGCGCCAATTGAATCGATAGAGGCGACCGACAAGTACACGGTTGTCTTCAAGCTGACCAAGCGGGACTTCAGTGCTTTTATGTCAATCATCAATAGCCACGATGGCGCCTTTATATATCCGCCAGAGGTAATCGAGGAACACGGAGACGCTCAGGACTGGAGGAATCTGGTCGGTACCGGGCCGTACATGCTGACGGACTGGGTGAAGGACAGCTCCGTAACCTACACCAAGAACCCCAACTACTGGGGCTACGACGAGAAGTTCCCGGAGAACCGCCTGCCCTACCTCGACGAGGTCAAGTCGCTCATAATGCCGGACTCATCCACACAGTTGGCGGCGCTGCGCACGGGCAAGATCGCTCGGATGTGGTCGGTTACTGTGGATCAGGCGAAGGCCCTCCAGATGACCAACCCCGAACTCTTGTGGACAACCACGCTGAACATGCCGTGGACATTCGCCATGGATGTGCGCAAGCCGCCCTTCGATGACATCCGGGTGCGCACGGCGATGCAGCTGGCGCTGGACCTCGAGACAATCAACGACACCTTGTTTGAGGGGCATGGCGACACGACACCTTACGGGATTGTTAACCCGGCTCACCCCGGGTTCTACACCCCATTTGAGGAGTGGCCGCAGCAGATCAAAGACAACCACGCCTACGACCCGGAAAGGGCGAAGCAGCTTCTGGCGGAAGCCGGCTATCCCAATGGCTTCAAGACCAAAATCGGGCTCGCCCCCGCCCTCACATTTTACAATAACCTAGACTATACACAATTGTCCGTGGACTACTGGGCCCAGATTGGCGTTGATGTCGAGATTGACCTCATGGAGTGGGCCGTCCTGGCGCCACGCTTGAGCACCCATACTTACGAAGGAGGTATGACCATTGGGATAAGAGGCGTCGCCTGGTCGCCACTTGGGGCCATCAGGACCGTAGCTCATTCTTCGGTCGATGTGTGGACGAATACACCCGGAGTCCAGGACCCGGTCTATGATGCCATGGTTGAAGCTGCCGAAAACGCCGGCAGCACCGAGGAGATGATGGAGCTGGTGAAGGAGGCGGATACGTACTTCACCGAGCAGCAGTGGACGACATGGGGCCCAATGCGGCCAAATTTCATCTTCTGGCAGCCGTGGATGGCGGGTTACGACGGGGAATCGACCATAGGAGGCGGAAGTTTCTGGCTCTACCTCTCCCGAGTCTGGCTCGACTCAGACCTCAAGGAAGAGATGACAGGGACGAGATAAGCACACCGGGTGGGGGCCCCCCGGAGCCCCCACCCAACCTACCCACCGCCGCCCGCCGCTCGCTGAGGAGACCGACCTGCGCACCTACATAATCAGAAGACTGCTACTGCTGATCCCAACCCTCTTCATTGTGGCCAGCGTGGTCTTCCTGCTCATGCGCCTGATTCCCGGTGACATCATCGACACAATGGCCATTGAAATGGGGCCTGCGTCCGGCTATTTCCTGGACCGTGCGGCCATTGAGAGCCGCCTCGGTCTGGATGCGCCAATACACGTACAGTATGGTCGCTGGATTGGCCAGATACTTCAGGGAAACCTGGGCACGATGCTCAGAGGAGACGAGCCTGTTGTCGAGCAGATACTTCCCCGGCTTCCGGTGACGCTTGAGCTCGGTGTCATGGCAATCGTAATCGGGCTCTTGATAGCCCTGCCCGTCGGCATCTACTCGGCGATTCGCCAGGATACGGCCGCCGACTACCTGGGGCGCTCCGTCGCCATCATCGGCCTGGCAACGCCTAACTTCTGGCTGGGAATTATGGTCATGATATACCCGGCAATCTGGTGGGGCTGGTCGCCGCCGATGGAATTGATCACCTTCGCAGACGACCCGCTGGGGAATCTCGGCATGTTCCTCATCCCCAGCCTGATTCTGGGGACGGCCTCGGCCGCAACCACAATGCGCATGACGCGCACCATGGCGTTGGAGGTGCTGCGGCAAGACTATATCAGAACCGCCTGGTCGAAGGGGCTGAGGGAGCGGGTGGTCGT encodes the following:
- a CDS encoding glycoside hydrolase family 32 protein, producing MKHREITLDHPYLILPVRRGPVSGRMRVAAAGGEVREFDIELGDDAASDYDVFSDFGAHLGATLRVEYEGAASLEGVHVAAEPPGTAERYGEPLRPQFHFSSRRGWLNDPNGLVHYDGTFHLFYQHNPYGTEWGNMHWGHATSSDMLHWREGPVELYPDEFGTMFTGCAVVDRDNTSGLGSGSHPPIVLLYTAAGKTPEDFTQCLAFSADGGATWQKYDGNPVLPQEAPSNRDPKVIWHAPTGRWIMALYLHRTEYALYASPDLIHWEKTCDLDLPQCTEVPDFFPLAVDDDPGDERWVFWGANTTYLTGSFDGRTFTPEGGPKRLQPVGAHYAAQTFSDLPAGDGRRIMMGWMRQPLPGMPFSQFMSVPHTLHLRRHGGDVVLTTAPIRELEALRAASWQASDRALADGTGVHAEVAGELLDVEATIELGGADAAGIAVRGVNVWYDRRTGGLYNGSYGAQIAAGLDSVDLRVLVDRASVEVFADGGRVMLAGGIVLAPGADPVRFFAAGGGARLRQARVSTLRPVWPATG
- a CDS encoding sulfatase-like hydrolase/transferase → MASRPPNVLIFFADDQRFDTIRALGNPDIHTPNLDWLVREGTAFTRACIMGGTVAAVCMPSRAMLMTGRTLFHLQDSGETIPEEHVMLPELLRGAGYDTFGTGKWHNGPASYARCFSHGDRIFFGGMDDHWNVPVCRFDPTGAYPEPRPHPFDPGTGTVEMQGKRFDQVASGTHSSELFADATIEFLHGRAGSGARARAGGDGCAPFLAYLSFMAPHDPRTMPQRFLTMYDPDRIPLPDAFLPEHPFDIGWRGRDELLESYPRTPAAIRRHLAEYYAMISHLDAEVGRVIDALRTTGELDNTIIVFAGDNGLALGQHGLMGKQSTYDHSVHVPLLMAGPGIPRGERREALCYLLDIYPTLCEMLGVAAPPSVEGRSLRPVLADPDAAVRDRLHFAYLDLHRAVTDGRHKLIEYVVDGERHTQLFDHAADPRELRNLAAEPGQGDNVRRLQGELRELRERWDDPADTFWQVLEQGS
- a CDS encoding sugar phosphate isomerase/epimerase, whose product is MHTRTGNFPIGFYVKQLTWKQDLLAVARWATDNGFAFIDLDEDADQTAAAVTSAGFAIGSADLIGREPFTSADPDTRRAGVREAIRYIRAATAGGVRIFNICGIPEDPSLPRAENLERFIASMRDLVPVFEDTGSYLAIEGWPGPGAVASTPESYRAVLDGCGSVAIGINYDPSHLIATGIDPVRFAQEFAGHVLHAHGKDTEISAEAQYQYGIRQPPLAERERFGENHWRYTIPGHGEMRWTAALQALQAAGYGGGISIELEDKHFNGSEAGEKAGLQAGGAFLASV
- a CDS encoding Rpn family recombination-promoting nuclease/putative transposase codes for the protein MHDENYKRIFAFPRVIEDLLRGFVPGSWLEEVDFATLDKLSTEYISDELLKRHGDNVWRLRLRDNWLYLLLLVEFQSTDDPLMALRIHTYTGLLYQELARNDQLDSDGRLPAVLPLVLYNGDERWQSPLQMGELIAPVGPWLAPYQPAQRYFVLDERRVQADDLPSRNRMSAVIALEQSRSPREVARVAEELAAWLPDPLVRRAFADWMRQIVERLVPSGAELPPIRKLEDVSMTLVERAAEWSKEWQKEGLEQGLEQGLEQGLEQGREQGLERERALLRRMTASRFGVATAERLAALLAPITDTERLAEVGDWLVQCDTAADFLARVDAAPAEGSGVAAGNSGGT
- a CDS encoding ABC transporter substrate-binding protein; the protein is MRYVLLKKCLAVLSVLVLPATGLWAAAAEEAPAAGADKKYVTDPTTGKVIVAPQYGGSIAQGWNSPLGPHADLWWGAGARELVTLVLEKLGIADWATPRDKWDFKNLDPPLSVHRGLLAESWETPDDTTYIFHIRKGVHWQDKPPLNGRELVAEDIVFHFHRMFGLGSGFTEKSPYAHVLTAAPIESIEATDKYTVVFKLTKRDFSAFMSIINSHDGAFIYPPEVIEEHGDAQDWRNLVGTGPYMLTDWVKDSSVTYTKNPNYWGYDEKFPENRLPYLDEVKSLIMPDSSTQLAALRTGKIARMWSVTVDQAKALQMTNPELLWTTTLNMPWTFAMDVRKPPFDDIRVRTAMQLALDLETINDTLFEGHGDTTPYGIVNPAHPGFYTPFEEWPQQIKDNHAYDPERAKQLLAEAGYPNGFKTKIGLAPALTFYNNLDYTQLSVDYWAQIGVDVEIDLMEWAVLAPRLSTHTYEGGMTIGIRGVAWSPLGAIRTVAHSSVDVWTNTPGVQDPVYDAMVEAAENAGSTEEMMELVKEADTYFTEQQWTTWGPMRPNFIFWQPWMAGYDGESTIGGGSFWLYLSRVWLDSDLKEEMTGTR
- a CDS encoding ABC transporter permease, with the protein product MRRLLLLIPTLFIVASVVFLLMRLIPGDIIDTMAIEMGPASGYFLDRAAIESRLGLDAPIHVQYGRWIGQILQGNLGTMLRGDEPVVEQILPRLPVTLELGVMAIVIGLLIALPVGIYSAIRQDTAADYLGRSVAIIGLATPNFWLGIMVMIYPAIWWGWSPPMELITFADDPLGNLGMFLIPSLILGTASAATTMRMTRTMALEVLRQDYIRTAWSKGLRERVVVMRHALKNALIPVVTLVGFQLPILIGGSVIIEQIFVLPGIGRLLVAALSLREYHLVSAINLMLATAVMVINLGIDLTYAYLDPRVRYG